The Lycium ferocissimum isolate CSIRO_LF1 chromosome 10, AGI_CSIRO_Lferr_CH_V1, whole genome shotgun sequence genome window below encodes:
- the LOC132033222 gene encoding phenylcoumaran benzylic ether reductase TP7-like, whose translation MAEKSKILIIGATGCIGKYVVEASAKIGHPTFAFVRESTLNFNPVEAKLVDHFKSIGVTILHGDLYCHESLVNAIKQVDVVISTLGAMELADQVFIIAAIKEVGNIKRFFPSEFGMDVDKVNAEKAQIRRAIEAEGIPYTFVSCDSFVSFLLPTLVCLKPGATAPPRDKILILGDGNVKAVFNEERDIATYTIKAVDDPRTLNKTLYIKPPKNTLSFNELVAMWEKMIGKTVEKIYIPEKQLLKGIKTSPVPINILLALNHTTFVKGDQTNFEIDPLFRVEASELYPDVKYTTVEEYLGQFV comes from the exons ATGGCTGAGAAAAGCAAAATTCTCATCATTGGAGCAACTGGTTGTATTGGTAAATACGTAGTGGAAGCAAGTGCAAAAATCGGACACCCCACTTTTGCTTTTGTTAGAGAAAGCACACTTAATTTTAACCCTGTTGAGGCTAAACTTGTTGACCATTTCAAGAGTATTGGTGTCACTATTCTTCAT GGTGATCTGTATTGTCATGAGAGCTTAGTGAATGCTATAAAGCAAGTGGATGTAGTGATATCAACATTGGGTGCGATGGAATTGGCTGATCAAGTTTTTATCATTGCTGCTATCAAAGAAGTTGGCAATATTAAG AGATTCTTCCCTTCAGAGTTTGGTATGGATGTCGACAAGGTTAATGCTGAGAAAGCCCAAATCCGCAGAGCTATTGAAGCTGAAGGAATTCCTTATACTTTCGTCTCATGCGACAGCTTTGTTAGTTTTCTCTTACCAACTTTGGTCTGTCTTAAGCCAGGAGCCACTGCTCCCCCTAGAGACAAAATCCTCATTCTTGGCgatggaaatgttaagg CTGTGTTCAACGAAGAACGCGATATTGCCACCTACACCATTAAGGCTGTTGATGATCCGAGAACGTTGAACAAGACCCTTTACATCAAGCCTCCTAAGAACACGTTATCGTTCAACGAGCTCGTGGCTATGTGGGAGAAAATGATTGGTAAAACTGTGGAGAAAATCTACATTCCAGAGAAGCAACTTCTCAAAGGCATCAAGA CATCTCCTGTTCCAATAAATATCTTATTAGCACTTAACCACACAACATTTGTGAAGGGTGATCAAACCAATTTTGAGATCGATCCATTGTTCAGGGTTGAGGCTTCAGAACTTTATCCAGATGTCAAGTACACCACTGTGGAGGAGTACCTTGGTCAATTTGTCTAA